Proteins co-encoded in one Lynx canadensis isolate LIC74 chromosome C1, mLynCan4.pri.v2, whole genome shotgun sequence genomic window:
- the DCLRE1B gene encoding 5' exonuclease Apollo: MNGTLIPHTPIAVDFWSLRRAGSARLFFLSHMHSDHTVGLSSTWARPLYCSPITAYLVHRHLQVSKKWIRALEVGESHVLPLDEIGRETMTVTLLDANHCPGSVMFLFEGYFGTILYTGDFRYTPSMLKEPALKLGKQIHTLYLDNTNCNPAWVLPSRQEAARQIIELIRKHPQHNIKIGLYSLGKESLLEQLALEFQTWVVLSPRRLELVQLLGLADVFTVEEKAGRIHAVDHMEVCRSAMLHWNQTHPTIAILPTSRKTHSSHPDIHIIPYSDHSSYSELRAFVAALKPCQVVPIVSRQPCRDYFQDSLSPRLSVPLVPHSVQQYMNSSSRKPSLLCLLLERRLKRPRTQGVMFDSFPETADQSQGDMDSQEAKNDNLSGHLEKQASHRPLQIKKPLLPDLCSKEWDGAVPFSESQKMVTVLTAPLNVSVHLRSTDEEFMSLETGEEIGVWPHSVPRGNHDGLAATGNQSTWTGPDCPLTHSSEAAPLLAPEFRGLALKYLLTPVNFFQAQFSSRGFDQQVEKYHKHLLRYREENDTFV, encoded by the exons ATGAACGGGACCCTGATCCCCCATACGCCCATCGCGGTGGACTTTTGGAGCCTGCGCCGGGCTGGTTCCGCACGGCTCTTCTTTTTGTCCCACATGCACTCGGACCACACCGTGGGTTTGTCTAGCACCTGGGCCCGGCCCCTCTACTGCTCCCCAATCACTGCTTACCTCGTGCATCGTCACTTACAg GTATCCAAGAAGTGGATCCGAGCCCTGGAGGTTGGTGAGAGCCATGTCCTGCCTCTAGATGAAATTGGGCGAGAGACCATGACTGTAACCCTCCTGGATGCCAATCACTGCCCTGGCTCTGTCATGTTTCTCTTTGAAGGATACTTTGGAACCATCCTCTACACAG GTGACTTTCGGTATACACCATCCATGCTAAAGGAGCCAGCCCTGAAACTAGGGAAACAGATCCATACCTTATACCTAGATAACACCAATTGCAACCCAGCCTGGGTTCTTCCCTCCCGACAAGAAGCTGCCCGCCAGATTATCGAGCTAATTCGAAAGCATCCACAGCATAACATAAAGATTG GACTCTATAGCCTGGGAAAAGAGTCGCTGCTGGAGCAGCTGGCCCTGGAGTTTCAGACCTGGGTGGTATTGAGTCCTCGGCGCCTGGAGTTGGTGCAGCTTCTGGGCCTGGCAGACGTGTTCACGGTGGAGGAGAAGGCCGGCCGCATCCATGCCGTGGACCACATGGAGGTCTGCCGTTCTGCCATGCTACATTGGAACCAGACCCACCCTACCATTGCCATCCTTCCCACAAGCCGGAAAACCCACAGCTCCCACCCCGACATCCACATCATCCCTTACTCGGACCACTCCTCCTACTCAGAGCTCCGGGCCTTTGTGGCAGCACTGAAGCCTTGCCAAGTGGTGCCCATTGTCAGTCGGCAGCCCTGCAGGGACTACTTTCAGGACAGCCTGAGCCCCAGGCTCTCTGTGCCCCTGGTCCCGCACTCTGTGCAGCAGTATATGAATTCCTCCTCAAGAAAACCAAGCTTGCTCTGCCTGTTGTTAGAAAGGAGACTAAAGAGGCCGAGAACCCAGGGTGTCATGTTTGACTCCTTTCCGGAAACTGCTGATCAATCTCAAGGTGACATGGACTCGCAGGAGGCCAAGAATGACAACCTTTCTGGGCACCTCGAGAAGCAGGCTTCCCACCGTCCTTTGCAGATCAAAAAACCGTTGCTTCCGGACCTCTGCAGCAAAGAGTGGGATGGGGCAGTCCCTTTCTCAGAGTCCCAGAAGATGGTGACTGTACTGACTGCCCCCTTGAATGTGTCAGTGCACTTACGGTCCACAGATGAGGAATTTATGTCTCTAGAAACTGGGGAGGAAATTGGTGTGTGGCCCCACTCGGTCCCCAGGGGAAACCATGATGGCTTAGCAGCCACAGGGAACCAGAGCACTTGGACGGGCCCGGATTGTCCCCTGACTCACAGCAGCGAGGCAgcccctctcctggctcctgAGTTCAGGGGCCTGGCACTGAAATACCTTCTGACTCCAGTGAACTTTTTCCAGGCCCAGTTCTCTTCCAGGGGCTTTGACCAGCAAGTGGAAAAATACCATAAACACTTGCTGAGGTACAGGGAGGAGAATGACACCTTCGTTTGA